A window of the Mauremys reevesii isolate NIE-2019 linkage group 26, ASM1616193v1, whole genome shotgun sequence genome harbors these coding sequences:
- the PRSS57 gene encoding serine protease 57, whose protein sequence is MTWQSSHGRAREKGLHKPANRRGTKSSRAGGEPSGHLAMWDSGTARPSHALRPYLTLSPRASVISPHRPPPACRSRDSMGHTSLLLLVLIPAGALGSWIIGGNEVKPHSRPYIASIQLDGRHVCGGFLVWRKWVMTAAHCVIPRHSPAVRIVLGAHSLKHQEASQQIFSLRESVMHPHFNARTVHNDIRMLELNASATFNQFVKRIRLPKANTDLPPGVVCRVLGWGDTSNFGTVPTELRETQTTIVDRKICKALWVGHVNKDMLCAASLNSTLQGVCSGDSGGPLICGGRVHGIVSFSGQRCGNRRYPDIYTRISNYISWVHDVLKRF, encoded by the exons ATGACTTGGCAAAGCTCACACGGCAG GGCTCGGGAGAAGGGGTTGCACAAGCCTGCAAACCGAAGAGGAACCAAGTCGAGCAGGGCGGGTGGAGAGCCGAGCGGCCACCTAGCTATGTGGGATAGTGGCACCGCAAGACCCTCCCACGCCCTCCGGCCTTACTTaaccctctcccccagagcctcaGTCATCAGCCCTCACCGTCCGCCCCCAGCGTGCAGGAGCAGAGACAGCATGGGGCACACCAGCCTGCTGCTCCTTGTGCTCATCCCGGCAG GTGCCCTGGGGAGCTGGATTATCGGGGGGAACGAAGTCAAGCCCCATTCCCGGCCCTACATTGCTTCCATCCAGCTGGATGGCCGGCACGTCTGCGGGGGATTCCTGGTCTGGCGCAAGTGGGTGATGACGGCAGCTCACTGTGTGATTCCCAG ACATTCCCCTGCTGTGCGCATCGTGCTGGGGGCTCACTCCCTGAAACACCAGGAGGCCTCTCAGCAGATCTTCAGCCTCCGGGAATCCGTCATGCACCCGCACTTCAACGCCCGGACAGTCCACAATGACATCCGCATGCTGGAA CTGAACGCGTCGGCCACGTTTAACCAGTTTGTGAAGCGGATCAGGCTCCCCAAAGCCAACACCGACCTCCCTCCTGGGGTCGTCTGCAGAGTGCTGGGCTGGGGCGACACCTCCAATTTTGGCACCGTCCCCACCGAGCTCAGGGAGACCCAGACGACCATCGTGGACAGGAAGATCTGCAAGGCGCTGTGGGTGGGTCACGTCAACAAGGACATGCTGTGTGCCGCCAGCCTGAACAGCACGCTGCAGGGGGTCTGCTCG GGGGATTCCGGGGGCCCCCTCATCTGTGGGGGCAGGGTACACGGCATAGTCTCCTTCTCCGGGCAGAGGTGCGGGAATCGCAGGTACCCAGACATCTACACTCGCATTTCCAACTACATCTCCTGGGTCCATGACGTCCTGAAGCGCTTTTAA